One Capsicum annuum cultivar UCD-10X-F1 chromosome 2, UCD10Xv1.1, whole genome shotgun sequence genomic window carries:
- the LOC107859468 gene encoding putative F-box/LRR-repeat protein At3g18150, producing the protein MAVASDRFSSLPDSVLLHILSFLPFDDVVRTSRLCKQWRTLWCFSSFLNFIHRPKDLVSLKKFVSFVDKSLINLHCNCNTVSRIHLDFPFKRCFTSDVTVWVLFAVSYKVKELNLILANDAEDAYCLPKRLFLNSSLEKVNWVSCRFEKIEVVRWDSLRELRIGSMEFRDDMVRKVVVGSPCLELLELDNCWGFKRLDLVGGKVSKLVVNGYREVSTLDFEVEIEAPCVKVLELKGCFRMNIQLKNVMNCVSAKLDYHFKIPKEEERSNFYEQQRHILMAMFGSLRHVKDVMFGTWCIEVMASWGMTYIPFSMTRCECLTLHTPIQERYLAGIVRLLQSSFNLRKLIIHMAPPYFEFETCFVPVVHDVYSVGGKFQLSMLSKDWGLNLKKVKVCGFEGMRSGLEVLFLRDLLLVSANLEEMVIEWRRSGHQNSIPDPSDDFVTESLLNVRGRSKNAVILFKN; encoded by the exons ATGGCAGTAGCTTCAGACCGATTCTCTTCTTTACCGGACTCGGTTCTTCTTCACATACTCTCTTTTCTCCCTTTTGACGACGTCGTTCGGACAAGCCGTCTCTGCAAACAGTGGAGAACTCTCTGGTGTTTCAGTAGCTTCCTCAATTTCATTCATCGTCCTAAAGACTTAGTTTCTTTGAAAAAGTTTGTTTCTTTTGTTGACAAATCACTCATTAACTTACACTGTAACTGCAATACAGTTTCAAGAATTCACCTTGATTTCCCTTTCAAACGTTGTTTTACATCTGATGTTACTGTTTGGGTCCTTTTTGCTGTCTCATATAAAGTCAAAGAACTCAACTTGATTCTTGCTAATGATGCTGAGGATGCTTATTGTTTGCCTAAGAGGTTGTTTTTGAACTCTTCTCTTGAAAAGGTGAACTGGGTTTCTTGTAGATTTGAGAAAATTGAGGTTGTTAGATGGGATTCTTTGAGGGAATTAAGAATTGGGTCGATGGAATTTCGTGACGATATGGTGAGGAAAGTTGTTGTTGGTAGTCCGTGTTTGGAGTTGTTGGAGTTGGATAATTGTTGGGGGTTTAAGCGTTTGGATTTAGTGGGTGGGAAGGTGAGTAAGTTGGTGGTGAATGGGTATAGGGAAGTGAGTACCTtggattttgaagttgaaattgaagcACCCTGTGTTAAGGTTTTGGAGTTAAAGGGGTGTTTTAGAATGAATATTCAGTTGAAAAATGTGATGAATTGTGTTTCTGCTAAGCTGGATTATCACTTTAAGATTCCTAAGGAAGAGGAGCGTAGTAACTTTTATGAACAGCAAAGACATATATTGATGGCCATGTTTGGGAGTTTAAGGCATGTCAAAGATGTTATGTTTGGGACATGGTGCATTGAG GTTATGGCATCTTGGGGCATGACATATATACCATTTTCCATGACCAGATGTGAGTGTTTAACATTGCATACTCCCATCCAGGAGCGCTATCTCGCTGGCATTGTACGCTTATTACAAAGTTCATTCAACCTTCGAAAGTTAATCATACATATGGCCCCACCCTATTTTGAGTTCGAG ACTTGCTTTGTTCCAGTTGTACATGATGTTTACTCTGTTGGAGGAAAGTTTCAACTGTCTATGCTTTCTAAAGATTGGGGTCTTAACCTTAAAAAGGTTAAAGTTTGTGGCTTTGAAGGAATGCGATCTGGCCTAGAAGTTCTATTTCTGCGCGATCTTCTTTTGGTATCTGCTAACCTTGAGGAGATGGTTATTGAATGGAGGAGATCTGGACATCAGAACTCGATTCCGGATCCATCAGATGATTTTGTGACTGAAAGTTTATTAAACGTTCGAGGACGCTCAAAGAATGCTGTGATTTTGTTCAAAAACTAA
- the LOC107859469 gene encoding bifunctional riboflavin kinase/FMN phosphatase has protein sequence MSVERTLKKLASGVILDLDGTLLNTDGVVSEILKIFLVKYGKQWDGREAPKIVGKTPTEAAAAVVEDYGLPLSTDEFLTQFFPMLSDQWRNIKALPGANRLINHLRGHGVPMALASNSSRSNIEAKILHHPGWKESFSAIVGGDEVKAGKPSPEIFLEAAKRLTMDPSSFLVIEDSIPGVTAAKAAGMAVVAVPSLAKQSHLYTSADEVINSLLDLQLEKWGLPAFQDRIEGTLPLEPWCIGGPVIKGFGRGSKVLGIPTANLSPEGYSAILSEHPAGVYFGWAGLSGRGVYKMVTSIGWNPYFNNTEKTIEPWLLHDFNEDFYGEELHLVFVGYIRPEANFPSLETLIGKIHEDRKIAERALELPQYLKYKDDPYLKISLHQEN, from the exons ATGTCTGTTGAACGAACTTTGAAGAAGCTAGCTTCTGGTGTCATCCTTGATTTGGATGGTACACTTCTTAATACAG ATGGCGTTGTGAGTGAGATTTTAAAGATCTTCTTAGTTAAGTATGGAAAGCAATGGGATGGGAGAGAAGCTCCTAAAATAGTAGGAAAAACCCCAACAGAAGCTGCTGCAGCAGTTGTTGAAGATTATGGGCTCCCATTATCAACAGATGAATTTCTTACACAATTTTTCCCAATGCTCTCTGACCA GTGGCGCAATATCAAAGCTCTTCCTGGGGCCAATCGATTGATTAACCATTTGAGGGGTCATGGTGTACCCATGGCATTGGCGTCAAATTCTTCTAGATCTAACATAGAGGCTAAAATTCTTCATCATCCAG GATGGAAAGAATCATTCTCAGCTATTGTTGGAGGTGACGAAGTAAAAGCTGGAAAGCCATCTCCGGAAAT ATTTCTTGAAGCAGCTAAAAGACTCACCATGGATCCATCCAGCTTTCTTGTAATTGAAGATTCAAT ACCAGGTGTTACTGCTGCTAAGGCTGCTGGAATGGCAGTAGTTGCTGTACCATCTCTTGCAAAGCAGTCTCATCTTTATACTTCTGCTGATGAAGTGATCAATTCTCTTCTGGATTTGCAACTAGAAAAGTGGGGACTACCTGCGTTTCAAGATA GGATAGAAGGTACTTTGCCTTTAGAACCTTGGTGTATTGGTGGTCCTGTCATTAAGGGATTTGGGCGCGGCTCAAAGGTTCTTGGGATCCCCACAG CTAATTTATCCCCAGAAGGTTATTCAGCCATTCTTTCAGAACATCCAGCGGGTGTATATTTTGGATGGGCAGGACTATCAGGTCGAGGTGTTTACAAGATGGTCACGAGCATTGGTTGGAATCCGTACTTCAATAACACAGAGAAGACAATT GAACCATGGCTGCTTCATGACTTCAATGAGGACTTTTATGGTGAGGAATTGCATCTAGTTTTTGTGGGCTACATTCGGCCGGAG GCCAATTTTCCATCACTTGAAACCTTGATAGGGAAAATTCACGAGGACAGGAAGATTGCAGAAAGAGCTCTTGAACTTCCTCAATATTTGAAGTACAAGGATGATCCATACCTTAAAATCTCTTTGCATCAGGAAAATTGA